From one Acidobacteriota bacterium genomic stretch:
- a CDS encoding phosphomannose isomerase type II C-terminal cupin domain produces MQRFGSNIQTGHRVTLRPNTKSTTELEEQSVILEKSDISSPKFECRPWGSYTVLDEADGYKVKRIEVLPGKRLSYQKHTHRTEHWFVVQGVGKVTLNGDEVLLEPGQVIDIPVQAAHRIENPGLEVLIFIEVQRGDYLGEDDIERLQDDFGRISPIFIDHIEDFAGIS; encoded by the coding sequence ATGCAGCGCTTTGGAAGCAACATCCAAACGGGCCACCGCGTCACACTCCGGCCCAACACGAAAAGCACCACTGAGTTAGAGGAACAATCTGTGATACTTGAGAAATCCGATATTTCTTCCCCGAAGTTTGAATGTCGGCCCTGGGGAAGCTACACGGTTTTGGACGAAGCCGACGGCTATAAAGTCAAGCGCATCGAAGTCTTACCTGGAAAACGACTGAGTTATCAGAAACACACCCACCGCACGGAACACTGGTTCGTCGTGCAAGGCGTTGGAAAAGTCACGCTCAACGGTGACGAAGTGCTGCTCGAACCAGGCCAGGTAATTGATATTCCGGTTCAGGCGGCACACCGCATTGAAAATCCCGGCCTGGAAGTGCTGATATTTATTGAAGTTCAACGCGGCGACTACCTTGGTGAAGACGATATCGAACGCCTTCAGGATGATTTTGGGCGAATTTCCCCCATTTTTATAGATCACATCGAAGACTTCGCCGGGATTTCCTGA
- a CDS encoding VCBS repeat-containing protein — protein MPSSRHIPCTPLARLCLAGVIGSLFVSVSFTSSSTHHSTFPTKSNSLTNNFHVVSFKATQRGNPHFQFENGIEFIAPDESSAKSATTDLSPVSLATADFDSDGMPDVMAGYQTATGGMLVFYQGLAEAAFPGHRSQKSEPILASPLRETSLWISVPTRPDFLGAGDFNGDGKADIALARRGDTRLFWMAGTGKGQFAEASVRGLPGPLTTLTTGDINRADGLSDLVIGIATESGGQLLCFEGPEGALRAAPEGIELSAPPRSISIGEISGGPETDIVVAAGNELVLIQGRNRKLSISDDDVAPIHIDRRSFPFGLKSVVIGNFSGSEHPELALLADEGQVHLLRHPARDQLSDWELVQLGKPVTTAETLVRTRSSSLGHDDLITVGQPSSLQVLTCFSDDSSKNQRTPSALKAVQVDVPSTVGQPVLVLPMQLNGDGLNDLVVFHQNRKRPSIIQTQPMATFTVISTSDTGAGSGTSGDLRYCITQANASPGADTINFNIPGAGVQTITLTGPLPVITQPVTIDGYTQSGTSPNTLVAGNDATLLVEIDGTGVGVNQRALELGTGSSSSRIRGLVMNRTAALSATALGIRSDTNTIDGNFFGVNPTGTTDQANHFSLQIFSGSGTLIGGTTPQARNLLSGATNANVFVNNSSNLAIQGNYIGPNAAGTADLTPAAFSNGVFCFNSSLLVFGGTSPGAGNLASGSRISLYLANAVPNATIQGNIFGLNAAGTAVIPTFAGIQVENSADALVGGTTSAARNILSGSDIGVGIVDATTNAIIQGNYIGTNPAGDMALGNVTGIGTSRSTSGHVIGGTATGARNVISGNTIHGIYLDESTNITIQNNLIGVAANGTSPLGNEVGIDIGSAFGFGPVSNTLLGGTNPNEGNVIAFSNRQGVFVANTGTGNRILGNRITGNGRLGIDLANEDLTLNDALDPDTGANNVQNYPTISPVSASSVNATLDSSTSNTAYPVRLEFFANEACDQFGAGEGDEFLGSTSLAAPGTVLFTFTPVAGKDIITATATDANGNTSEFSICNRALNITAAPATVTEGSPASNMVIANVTDPNQAVFTLNVTINGGASATSNGVMISNLVIDEAGAVHADVVADCDATDTTFTLSVTNNVSQIDTDTLAVTVTPNPPPTLSYASPQSVLLGGPETIFPSTGPLDNGTISSIDLLSIVPNTFTGTILVDDGTGVVSVTNAGPLGSYVVTIRATDNCGDTTDTSFTLDVVCMVMVTASNTGPYCEGGTIQLNCTPNGGTAPYSFVWSGPGGFSSTDQNPTRPATVANAGLYSVTVTDSNNCSSTAATTTVVVNPLPTVSASNTGPYCEGGTIQLNATPGVGTAPFTFSWTGPGGFTSSVQNPTRPATTANAGLYSVTITDANNCTSSAAATTTVVVNPLPTVSAGNTGPYCDGTTIQLNSTPSGNGPVTFSWTGPNGFTSSDQNPTRPATAANAGLYSVTVTDSNNCVSSPAATTTVVVNPLPTVSASNTGPYCEGVGTIQLNATPSGNGPFTFSWTGPNSFISSDQNPTLAATAANAGLYSVTVTDANTCASSTAATTTVVVNPLPTVSASNTGPYCDGTTIQLNSTPSGNGPFTFSWTGPNGFTASDQNPTRPATAANAGLYSVMVTDSNSCVSSTAATTTVVVNPLPTVSASNTGPYCEGVGVIQLQATPTGNGPFTFSWTGPNSFVSSLQNPTLAATMANAGMYSVTVTDSNNCSSSVPATTLVVVNPLPTVSASNTGPFCEGTTIQLNSTPSGNGPFSFSWTGPNGFTSTLQNPTLAALLTNAGVYNVTVTDSNTCVSVTASTTVTVNPATTITLDPVSDTVNSGETATFTVTATGTGTITFQWFYDSDCDGPNSAIALNNGDRDGRVTITSDAGSTTLTLTNVMFSEQGCYFVQAVSDCGTDTSASATLQVLATELSLLYVADTSNNRVQKFDATTWSIIGAGTTGTGPGQFRLPEAVTADITGQRIYVADTGNNRIHYSTDGGITWANLAIAGSGLSQVRAPQGLTLDVLGNLYVADTGNNRVLRFNGGVPGPAVVVAPSGTTIGKVTGPRGLAIDTSFNLFIADTMNNRIQKLANASGSPTASIVATVGSGLSPGHVRVPEGVAVDNLGNLFVADTGNNRVLFFAGGAPGPATLLCDTGSPLGQVRLPEGLTISQGILLGGAAGTSALIIGDSANNRIQGSLNPTTPISFGLVGAPLGGVGSGVGQFRSPSKIR, from the coding sequence ATGCCTTCGTCACGCCATATACCGTGCACTCCGCTGGCCCGGCTTTGTCTGGCTGGAGTAATCGGTAGCCTTTTTGTGTCAGTTTCGTTCACTTCCTCTTCCACTCACCATTCCACTTTCCCAACCAAATCCAATTCGCTCACCAACAACTTTCACGTTGTCAGCTTCAAGGCTACACAGCGGGGGAATCCACATTTTCAATTTGAGAATGGGATTGAGTTTATTGCCCCTGATGAATCATCGGCAAAATCAGCAACCACTGACCTGTCTCCGGTCTCACTGGCAACGGCTGACTTTGACAGCGATGGAATGCCGGATGTCATGGCCGGGTATCAAACCGCAACGGGCGGCATGCTGGTGTTCTATCAAGGTTTGGCCGAAGCCGCTTTCCCAGGTCACCGATCACAAAAATCGGAGCCGATACTGGCATCACCACTGCGGGAAACCAGCCTGTGGATTTCAGTTCCGACGCGTCCTGATTTCCTCGGCGCCGGTGATTTTAACGGTGATGGAAAAGCTGATATTGCGCTGGCTCGTCGGGGTGATACCCGATTGTTTTGGATGGCGGGAACTGGAAAGGGCCAGTTTGCGGAAGCTTCGGTGCGGGGACTTCCGGGCCCACTCACAACCTTGACCACAGGTGATATCAACCGGGCCGATGGCCTGTCAGATTTAGTCATCGGCATTGCCACCGAATCCGGCGGTCAATTGTTGTGCTTTGAAGGTCCAGAAGGGGCGCTCCGTGCCGCGCCGGAAGGGATTGAACTCTCAGCGCCGCCGAGATCCATCTCAATTGGTGAAATTAGTGGAGGTCCGGAAACCGACATTGTGGTTGCTGCGGGCAATGAACTGGTCCTCATTCAAGGCCGCAACCGGAAACTCTCGATCAGCGATGATGATGTCGCCCCAATCCACATTGATCGGCGGTCATTTCCATTTGGATTGAAGTCAGTGGTCATCGGCAATTTTTCAGGGAGTGAACACCCCGAACTGGCATTGTTAGCCGATGAAGGGCAGGTTCACCTGTTAAGACACCCGGCCAGAGATCAGCTTTCAGATTGGGAACTGGTTCAACTTGGAAAACCGGTCACCACGGCGGAAACGCTGGTTCGCACCCGGTCTTCCAGCCTGGGCCATGATGATTTGATTACAGTTGGTCAACCATCCAGTTTGCAGGTCCTGACCTGTTTTTCCGATGACTCGTCAAAAAACCAAAGAACTCCTTCAGCTCTCAAGGCCGTGCAGGTTGACGTACCTTCAACAGTGGGCCAGCCAGTCCTGGTACTTCCCATGCAGCTCAACGGAGACGGGCTCAATGATCTGGTGGTTTTCCATCAAAACCGCAAGCGGCCATCCATCATTCAAACCCAGCCGATGGCGACGTTTACAGTCATCAGTACCTCAGACACCGGCGCTGGAAGCGGAACTTCGGGGGATTTGCGCTATTGCATCACCCAGGCCAATGCTTCGCCCGGTGCCGATACGATCAATTTCAACATTCCTGGGGCCGGAGTTCAGACCATTACTTTAACCGGGCCACTTCCGGTGATTACCCAACCCGTCACCATTGACGGATACACGCAATCAGGGACATCACCAAACACGCTTGTGGCTGGGAACGATGCCACGTTGCTGGTCGAAATTGACGGAACAGGGGTTGGAGTCAATCAGCGGGCACTTGAATTGGGAACTGGTTCGTCAAGTAGTCGCATCCGAGGACTGGTGATGAATCGAACCGCAGCCCTTTCAGCCACGGCGCTAGGGATTCGGTCCGACACCAACACGATTGACGGGAATTTTTTCGGAGTGAATCCGACTGGAACGACGGATCAGGCCAACCATTTCAGCCTCCAGATCTTTAGCGGCTCGGGAACGCTGATTGGTGGAACAACACCCCAAGCTCGCAACCTTCTCAGTGGAGCAACCAATGCCAATGTCTTTGTTAACAACAGTTCCAATCTTGCGATTCAAGGAAACTACATTGGTCCAAATGCGGCGGGAACGGCTGACCTGACACCAGCGGCCTTCAGTAACGGTGTGTTTTGTTTCAACTCCAGCTTGCTTGTCTTTGGCGGCACCAGTCCGGGTGCTGGGAACCTGGCGAGTGGGTCCCGAATTTCCCTGTACCTGGCCAATGCGGTTCCCAATGCGACAATTCAGGGAAATATTTTTGGACTCAATGCAGCGGGAACGGCGGTCATTCCCACGTTTGCGGGAATCCAGGTCGAAAACAGCGCGGATGCCCTGGTGGGAGGAACAACCTCAGCCGCACGCAACATTCTCAGTGGAAGCGATATTGGCGTGGGCATCGTGGATGCCACGACCAATGCCATAATCCAGGGCAACTACATCGGCACCAACCCGGCGGGGGATATGGCCCTTGGAAACGTCACCGGAATTGGAACCAGCCGATCAACCAGCGGTCATGTGATTGGAGGTACAGCGACTGGGGCCCGAAATGTCATTAGTGGAAATACCATCCATGGCATCTATCTCGACGAGTCAACCAATATCACCATTCAAAATAATTTGATCGGTGTGGCCGCCAATGGCACCAGCCCATTGGGGAACGAAGTCGGCATTGATATCGGCTCCGCCTTTGGGTTTGGGCCAGTTTCAAACACCCTGCTGGGAGGCACCAACCCCAATGAAGGCAACGTAATCGCCTTTAGTAACCGACAGGGCGTTTTCGTGGCTAACACCGGCACTGGCAACCGGATCCTCGGCAACCGGATTACCGGCAATGGACGCCTGGGAATTGATCTGGCCAATGAAGATCTCACCCTCAATGACGCGCTTGATCCAGATACCGGTGCCAACAATGTTCAAAATTACCCAACCATCAGCCCGGTTTCAGCCAGTTCGGTCAATGCCACACTCGACAGTTCGACCAGCAACACGGCCTATCCAGTTCGGCTGGAATTTTTTGCCAACGAAGCCTGCGATCAATTTGGTGCAGGCGAAGGCGATGAATTCCTGGGCTCAACGTCGCTGGCGGCGCCGGGAACCGTGCTCTTTACCTTCACGCCAGTGGCCGGTAAAGACATCATTACGGCCACGGCCACGGATGCCAATGGCAACACCTCTGAATTTTCCATCTGTAACCGGGCGCTCAATATTACCGCCGCGCCGGCGACGGTCACCGAAGGCAGTCCAGCTTCAAATATGGTGATTGCCAATGTCACCGACCCAAACCAGGCCGTGTTTACACTCAATGTCACCATTAACGGCGGCGCGTCGGCAACCAGCAATGGCGTGATGATTTCAAACCTCGTGATTGATGAAGCCGGAGCTGTCCACGCCGATGTGGTGGCAGATTGCGATGCGACCGACACGACCTTTACGCTTTCAGTAACCAACAATGTCAGCCAGATTGACACTGATACTCTGGCGGTGACGGTGACCCCCAATCCGCCACCGACATTGTCCTATGCCAGCCCCCAGTCAGTCTTGTTGGGAGGCCCTGAAACAATTTTTCCAAGCACCGGACCGCTCGACAACGGAACAATTTCCTCAATTGACCTTCTGAGCATTGTACCCAATACATTTACCGGCACGATTCTGGTGGATGACGGAACGGGTGTTGTTTCAGTCACCAATGCCGGGCCGTTGGGGAGTTATGTGGTGACGATTCGCGCCACTGACAACTGTGGAGACACAACCGACACCAGTTTCACACTGGATGTCGTGTGTATGGTGATGGTGACGGCCAGCAACACCGGTCCGTACTGCGAAGGCGGCACAATCCAACTGAACTGCACACCAAACGGTGGAACCGCGCCATATTCATTTGTGTGGAGCGGTCCAGGAGGATTTTCGTCAACCGACCAAAATCCAACTCGCCCAGCCACAGTAGCCAACGCGGGGCTGTATTCGGTTACGGTTACTGATTCCAACAATTGCAGTTCCACCGCTGCAACCACCACCGTGGTGGTCAATCCATTGCCGACCGTTTCGGCCAGCAACACGGGACCCTACTGCGAAGGCGGCACCATCCAACTCAATGCTACGCCAGGGGTTGGAACAGCACCGTTCACTTTTAGCTGGACCGGGCCCGGAGGGTTTACTTCTTCGGTTCAAAATCCAACCCGTCCAGCCACGACGGCCAATGCCGGGTTGTATTCGGTGACCATCACCGATGCCAACAATTGCACGTCATCCGCCGCCGCAACCACCACGGTCGTGGTCAACCCATTGCCAACGGTTTCAGCCGGCAATACTGGTCCTTACTGCGACGGCACCACGATTCAACTCAACTCGACTCCATCCGGAAACGGACCGGTTACCTTTAGCTGGACTGGTCCAAATGGCTTTACCTCTTCGGATCAAAATCCAACTCGTCCGGCCACGGCGGCCAATGCCGGTCTGTATTCGGTTACGGTCACTGACTCGAATAATTGCGTTTCTTCTCCGGCTGCCACCACCACCGTGGTGGTCAATCCGTTGCCAACCGTTTCGGCCAGCAACACGGGGCCCTATTGTGAAGGCGTCGGCACCATCCAGCTCAACGCCACTCCATCCGGAAATGGACCATTCACCTTTAGCTGGACGGGGCCGAACAGTTTTATTTCTTCGGACCAAAATCCAACGCTGGCAGCCACAGCCGCCAATGCCGGTCTGTATTCGGTGACCGTCACGGATGCCAACACTTGCGCTTCGTCCACCGCCGCAACCACCACGGTTGTCGTCAATCCACTGCCGACCGTTTCGGCCAGCAACACCGGCCCGTACTGTGACGGCACAACCATTCAACTCAACTCGACTCCATCGGGAAATGGACCGTTTACTTTTAGCTGGACTGGACCCAATGGTTTTACCGCTTCGGATCAAAATCCAACCCGACCGGCGACAGCGGCCAATGCTGGTTTGTATTCAGTCATGGTCACTGATTCGAATAGTTGTGTTTCATCCACTGCCGCAACCACCACGGTGGTGGTCAATCCACTACCGACCGTTTCGGCCAGCAACACCGGGCCGTATTGTGAAGGCGTCGGGGTCATTCAGCTTCAGGCTACTCCGACCGGAAATGGACCGTTCACCTTTAGCTGGACCGGACCAAACAGTTTCGTGTCAAGCCTTCAAAATCCAACGCTGGCAGCGACCATGGCGAATGCCGGAATGTATTCTGTCACGGTAACTGATTCCAACAATTGCAGTTCATCTGTTCCAGCAACCACCCTGGTTGTGGTCAATCCATTGCCGACCGTTTCGGCCAGCAACACCGGGCCGTTTTGCGAAGGCACGACGATTCAACTCAACTCAACGCCATCTGGAAACGGCCCATTTAGCTTTAGCTGGACCGGGCCAAATGGATTTACTTCAACACTCCAGAATCCAACGCTGGCGGCTTTGCTGACCAATGCCGGAGTCTATAACGTCACTGTAACCGATAGTAATACTTGTGTTTCAGTGACGGCTTCGACCACGGTAACCGTCAACCCAGCCACTACCATTACTTTGGATCCGGTTTCCGACACGGTGAATTCCGGAGAAACGGCAACATTTACAGTGACAGCGACTGGAACCGGCACCATTACGTTCCAGTGGTTTTATGACAGCGATTGTGATGGTCCAAATTCAGCGATTGCGCTCAATAACGGAGACCGTGATGGCCGGGTCACCATTACCTCTGATGCTGGCAGTACCACGCTCACACTGACCAACGTCATGTTCAGCGAACAAGGCTGTTACTTTGTCCAGGCGGTATCTGACTGCGGCACCGATACCAGTGCCAGCGCGACGTTACAGGTTCTGGCCACTGAATTGAGCCTGCTGTATGTCGCAGACACCAGCAACAACCGGGTGCAAAAATTTGACGCCACAACCTGGTCAATTATTGGAGCTGGAACCACCGGAACTGGCCCCGGTCAATTCCGACTACCAGAAGCCGTTACCGCAGACATCACCGGACAAAGGATTTATGTCGCGGATACCGGAAACAATCGAATCCATTATTCAACGGATGGAGGCATAACCTGGGCCAATCTGGCCATCGCCGGCTCAGGGTTGAGTCAGGTTCGAGCCCCGCAAGGACTCACGCTCGATGTCCTGGGAAATCTCTATGTGGCGGATACTGGAAACAATCGGGTTCTCAGGTTTAACGGAGGTGTTCCAGGCCCAGCCGTCGTGGTCGCCCCCAGCGGCACGACAATTGGCAAAGTCACCGGTCCGCGTGGACTGGCGATTGATACCAGTTTCAATCTGTTTATCGCTGACACGATGAACAACCGCATTCAGAAACTGGCCAATGCCAGCGGGTCCCCAACCGCCAGTATCGTGGCAACAGTCGGTTCGGGCCTGTCTCCTGGACATGTTCGGGTTCCGGAAGGCGTTGCGGTTGATAACCTTGGGAATCTTTTTGTCGCTGATACCGGAAACAATCGGGTGTTGTTTTTTGCTGGTGGAGCCCCCGGGCCGGCAACGCTGCTCTGTGATACAGGCAGCCCCCTGGGACAGGTGCGGTTGCCGGAGGGCCTCACGATCAGTCAGGGAATTTTGCTCGGTGGTGCAGCAGGAACTTCGGCTCTAATTATCGGGGATAGCGCCAATAATCGGATTCAAGGGAGTTTGAATCCGACAACTCCAATCTCATTTGGTTTGGTGGGTGCACCGCTCGGTGGAGTTGGAAGCGGTGTTGGTCAATTCCGGAGTCCGAGCAAGATCAGGTGA
- a CDS encoding NAD-dependent epimerase/dehydratase family protein codes for MKLFVTGGAGFIGSHVADAFLNLGHEVVIFDNLSTGRRENINPQARFIEGDLCDDSLLDILRAESPDVISHHAAQIDVRKSVSDPRFDAQVNILGSINLLEAARQAGVKHVMFASTGGAIYGEQDYFPADENHPLRPCSPYGIAKLSVEKYLDYYRLIYGLKTTILRYANIYGPRQNPHGEAGVVAIFCERMLSGKPLVINGEGLQTRDYVFVGDVVKANLFTLNDDHSDIYNVGTGVETTVVDIFRHLREASGLDAPEHYGPAKAGEQFRSVLTSRKLFERFGWKPQMPVAEGLKLTLESFRKLVQ; via the coding sequence ATGAAACTCTTTGTCACCGGCGGCGCCGGGTTTATTGGCTCACACGTAGCCGACGCATTTCTGAACCTTGGTCATGAAGTCGTCATTTTCGACAACCTTTCGACTGGACGACGTGAAAATATCAATCCCCAGGCCAGATTTATCGAAGGCGACCTGTGCGACGATTCGTTGCTTGACATTCTGAGGGCTGAATCTCCTGATGTTATTAGCCACCATGCCGCCCAGATTGACGTTCGCAAATCAGTCAGCGACCCGCGATTTGATGCTCAGGTCAATATTTTGGGTTCAATTAACTTGCTTGAAGCTGCCCGTCAGGCTGGTGTCAAACACGTGATGTTTGCCTCGACCGGCGGCGCGATTTACGGAGAGCAAGATTACTTTCCCGCCGATGAAAACCATCCGTTGCGCCCCTGTTCACCCTATGGCATCGCCAAACTGTCGGTTGAGAAATACCTGGATTACTACCGGCTGATCTACGGTCTGAAGACGACTATCCTGCGCTATGCCAACATTTACGGTCCACGCCAGAACCCGCATGGTGAAGCCGGAGTGGTCGCAATTTTCTGCGAACGGATGCTTTCCGGCAAACCGCTGGTGATCAATGGCGAAGGGTTGCAAACTCGTGATTATGTGTTTGTCGGTGATGTTGTCAAAGCCAACCTGTTTACCCTCAACGATGACCACAGCGATATTTACAACGTTGGCACGGGTGTTGAAACCACAGTGGTTGATATCTTTCGCCACCTCCGCGAAGCATCGGGCCTGGATGCCCCTGAACATTACGGTCCGGCCAAAGCCGGTGAACAATTCCGGAGCGTGCTCACCTCGCGCAAACTCTTTGAACGCTTTGGCTGGAAACCCCAAATGCCAGTGGCCGAAGGGTTAAAACTCACGCTCGAAAGCTTTCGCAAACTGGTACAGTAA
- a CDS encoding SDR family oxidoreductase — MKEPKVAIITAASRGMGAACARELANRGYKLALMSRSTEAEDLAEELGGFGITGSVTEETDIRRLVTATLEKYGRIDAVVNNTGHPAKGELLDIQDEDWHKGLDLLLLNVVRMSRLVTPVMELQGGGGIVNISSFTMRMPSLPMPVSSVLRAALSSFTKLYADRYARVNIRMNCILPGYVENYEISDETRQAIPMNRPAQLQEIARTVAFLLSEEAGYITGQSVTVDGGLTRSY; from the coding sequence ATGAAGGAACCTAAAGTTGCCATTATCACGGCAGCCAGTCGTGGAATGGGCGCCGCCTGTGCGCGTGAACTTGCCAATCGCGGCTATAAACTGGCACTGATGTCGCGTTCGACCGAAGCCGAAGACCTGGCGGAAGAACTTGGCGGATTTGGCATTACTGGTTCGGTAACCGAAGAAACCGACATCCGACGACTGGTCACCGCCACACTCGAAAAATATGGCCGGATTGATGCCGTGGTGAACAACACCGGCCATCCAGCCAAAGGCGAGTTACTCGATATTCAGGACGAAGACTGGCACAAGGGGCTGGATTTGTTGCTCTTAAATGTGGTGCGGATGTCACGACTGGTCACCCCGGTGATGGAACTGCAGGGTGGCGGCGGAATCGTCAATATTTCCTCATTCACCATGCGCATGCCGTCTTTGCCAATGCCGGTATCGTCGGTTTTGCGTGCGGCGCTATCGAGTTTTACCAAGCTCTATGCCGACCGCTATGCTCGCGTCAATATCCGCATGAACTGCATCTTGCCTGGATATGTCGAAAATTATGAAATTTCAGACGAAACACGACAGGCCATCCCAATGAACCGCCCGGCACAGCTTCAGGAAATTGCTCGGACGGTGGCCTTTTTATTATCAGAGGAAGCTGGCTACATCACGGGGCAAAGTGTCACCGTGGATGGCGGACTTACCCGGAGCTACTAA
- a CDS encoding methyltransferase domain-containing protein: protein MKYLYSQFGNPRGLIGRLIGWLMAVKNNDRIDWTLSRLGVHPGERLIEIGYGPGVAIEKLIQSTPQIQIAGIDHSETMFVQAHRRNLKAIQTGQVTLQVGTVAPLPFADCSFHKALTINSSFFWPDPVEGFRELLRVLKPEGKIAVTVQPFFAKTDDQFQKTGTTLVTQLQEAGFQLISLERKRMTPVDCWCATGLKKPN, encoded by the coding sequence ATGAAGTACCTGTATTCTCAGTTTGGAAATCCACGTGGTCTGATAGGACGATTGATTGGCTGGCTGATGGCTGTCAAAAACAATGATCGAATTGACTGGACATTATCACGACTCGGGGTTCATCCGGGAGAACGGCTGATTGAAATCGGATATGGTCCCGGAGTTGCCATTGAAAAACTTATCCAAAGCACACCACAGATTCAAATTGCAGGCATTGATCATTCTGAAACCATGTTTGTGCAGGCTCATCGGCGCAATCTCAAAGCGATTCAAACGGGTCAGGTCACATTGCAGGTTGGAACTGTGGCACCGCTTCCATTTGCTGATTGTTCTTTTCACAAAGCGCTCACCATCAATTCCAGTTTTTTTTGGCCCGACCCGGTCGAAGGGTTTCGCGAACTGCTCCGAGTGTTGAAACCAGAAGGAAAAATCGCGGTGACCGTTCAGCCTTTTTTTGCCAAAACCGATGATCAGTTTCAGAAAACGGGAACGACCCTGGTCACTCAGTTGCAGGAAGCCGGGTTCCAGCTCATTTCACTTGAACGAAAACGCATGACGCCGGTTGATTGCTGGTGTGCAACCGGGCTGAAAAAACCGAATTAA
- a CDS encoding GNAT family N-acetyltransferase — MDSPKDIERIGALLRETARLHLQLQRLAVAGCDQTTSTQCFIISELGRNGILTLADLTRRVGLDKSWTSRAVESLAQEGLIAKVQSDEDRRAVLLSLTEAGHKRFENLNTVLDTQAERVLNRIGSEQQPQVFEALRLIRDALRIELSGSVACGVSTSLPDENLTFQAVGPDQLESIRSLLLDSHLPVAGIESPNLELTSVYRNGKLVGCAGMERYGKDALLRSVAVAESERGSGVGKQLVSRLLGQAGQQRLKKIVLLTTTAETFFRRFGFQKIPRSQAPKSVLASVEFQIACPKSATVMVYRVPNY, encoded by the coding sequence ATGGATTCACCAAAAGACATCGAACGCATAGGGGCTCTCTTGCGCGAAACCGCCCGATTGCACCTTCAATTACAACGACTGGCAGTGGCCGGTTGTGACCAAACGACGTCAACCCAGTGTTTTATCATCAGCGAACTTGGGCGAAATGGAATCTTGACACTGGCGGACCTTACCCGCCGGGTCGGGTTGGATAAAAGCTGGACGAGTCGGGCGGTTGAATCGCTGGCGCAGGAAGGTCTGATTGCCAAGGTTCAGAGTGATGAAGACCGCCGCGCGGTTTTGCTCTCGCTGACTGAAGCCGGACACAAGCGGTTTGAGAATCTCAACACGGTACTTGATACCCAGGCGGAACGCGTTTTAAACCGGATCGGCTCTGAACAACAACCTCAGGTTTTTGAAGCACTTCGCCTGATTCGAGATGCGTTGCGAATCGAACTTTCCGGTTCGGTTGCTTGTGGTGTTTCCACATCACTGCCTGATGAAAATTTAACCTTCCAGGCAGTTGGCCCAGATCAGCTTGAGTCAATCCGAAGCCTGTTACTTGATTCGCATCTTCCCGTGGCTGGGATTGAATCACCAAATCTTGAATTAACCAGTGTGTATCGAAATGGAAAGCTGGTTGGGTGTGCCGGGATGGAGCGTTATGGAAAAGACGCCTTGTTGCGCTCAGTAGCCGTTGCAGAATCAGAGCGCGGAAGTGGAGTTGGAAAACAGCTTGTTTCCAGATTGCTTGGTCAGGCTGGGCAGCAGCGGTTGAAAAAGATTGTGTTGCTGACAACCACGGCTGAGACTTTCTTTCGCCGCTTTGGTTTCCAGAAAATTCCGCGTAGCCAGGCGCCAAAGTCCGTGCTGGCATCGGTCGAATTTCAAATTGCCTGCCCCAAATCGGCCACGGTGATGGTGTATCGCGTGCCGAACTATTAG
- a CDS encoding MarR family transcriptional regulator, with protein MIETLEMFFTLRAAGKQIGVVTQSGGGYWGMLRLLKLHGPRTVPQLARLRSVTRQRMQVLANELIKDGVIELIENPDHQRSKLVQLTAKGETVFEELSTRISNELIPLIAGVDVTEVETAIQVLQRIRQHFQNSFKSQRNSHDEGT; from the coding sequence TTGATTGAGACGCTGGAAATGTTTTTTACCCTCCGGGCGGCTGGAAAACAGATCGGTGTGGTGACTCAATCAGGTGGTGGATACTGGGGGATGCTCCGCCTGCTCAAGCTCCATGGCCCACGCACCGTGCCGCAACTGGCTCGCCTGCGTTCGGTCACCCGTCAGCGGATGCAGGTTCTGGCCAACGAACTGATCAAAGATGGCGTGATTGAGTTGATCGAAAACCCTGACCATCAGCGCTCCAAACTGGTGCAACTGACGGCCAAAGGTGAAACGGTCTTTGAAGAGCTTTCAACCAGGATTTCAAATGAACTGATTCCTCTGATTGCCGGCGTGGACGTAACTGAGGTTGAGACCGCCATCCAGGTCTTACAACGCATCCGGCAACATTTTCAAAACTCATTCAAATCACAAAGGAACTCTCACGATGAAGGAACCTAA